CATTGGGATTATTATActgtttctctctttctttataGATGGGATTTTGGAAACGATCGATTTTTAGTTGCAATTGTTTTTGGGTTCATCAATTGGTTTTAGGGCTTCTATTTTCTCGAAtcgcagattttttttttccattgcaAATTGCAGCTTGGTAGAAAGTGTTGGAGATAAATTTATGATGGTtgcttttgattattttctcATGTGAAAGACTGAAAGTTGTTACTTGttagatattatttaaaattatgatatggAGTTAGACTTACCAATTCAATCTGGTATTGTTTGTATGATGTAAGATGTTGTATTTATCTTTTCTAGAATATGGATTTAGTGCGACACTCATGTGGGCTTTATTTATCTCATGGTTGTCACCTTGATATTGATATGATCTAGTATAGTATTGTAGTTGAATTCAGTGTCCAAGCCTAAGAGTTGAGTCCTGTTTTGATGGGTAGCACGACatcttttaaaatctaattGTTTGGCTTCAATATGGAATAAGCAACATATAACTTCTCTGTTATAAATTAGTATgtgcatttaagtttttgtgggTGCCACTATGAAAAGTCCATATAAAATTACTTATGCTGTTCCAGTAGAATGTGTTATGTATGCTTCAATTATACAATGTAGACTGTTTGATTATGTCTTTTGTCATCTTTTTTTGTCGTATATTTCCTCTCTGGTTTTATTACCATTAATTTTTGGATCTTTGTATGGTCCTGTTGCTTAGGGtgaaatttatgtttttcttctttgccTTTACCCAGATGAATCGGGAAAAATTGATGAAGATGGCCGGTTCGGTTAGAACTGGGGGAAAGGGCACCGTGAGAAGGTATATCTATACACTTAACCTGGGCTTTCAATGAAAAGTCAGTATTGCCAATATTAGATTTAACTTAAGATGCTTTGGTAAATCTTGTTTCATTGGATGTATCATCCTTAGTCTCATATGGATGTATGACTTACTTTAACTTTTCTCCCTCTCCTCCCTGGCTCCCCGCTCTTCCACTCTGCACTTATTTGAGGGTTTGCAGTCAATTCGTTGGctttagttttttataattaaacacAAAATGTATTTGTTGTGTTGAAAGTTCTCTTAATGTTTTGTCTTATGCTCGGTCTAGAAAGAAGAAGGCTGTCCACAAGACAACAACCACAGATGACAAAAGGCTTCAGAGCACCCTGAAGAGAATAGGGGTGAATGCCATCCCGGCTATTGAGGAGGTCAATATCTTTAAGGATGACGTAGTTATCCAGTTTCTAAATCCCAAAGGTAATATCAGTCCACAATATTTagaacatatatatttatatttttttaatataataggctatatatatttctttaattatattaagttgGAAAATTTTGTTTCCAGTTCAAGCATCCATTGCTGCTAATACTTGGGTTGTCAGTGGTTCTCCACAAACAAAGAGTAAGCAACTATATCTTTCTTCTTCGTTGTCATATGCTTTGCtctagtttttattttctctctcagaGCATTGTCAATTTGTTAGTACATGTTGCAAAAGaatatatgtaaataataaCTTTTGCTGTGTCAATCTTTTGTTTTTACTAGTTAGGCTTTAATTCAATAAGGACATGTTGAATTGATAACCTTTGCTTGTCATGTTGCAATATCTGGAGTTTTTTCATATTTGGGAGTAACCAAGGCATTGCTTCCCACAATTTCTAGAatttattttagagaaacaattgCTCATTTTTGTCAACATTCTCCGTGTTTTTGGAAAATACTTAATTACTTCGTTAACTGATTTATGACTATATTAGCATTGACAATTGACTTAAGTTTTTCCGTTTTACAGAGTTGCAGGATATACTCCCTAGCATTATCCACCAATTAGGTACgcagtttgaatttgatcaaagtcatgttttgtGTTTTACTTGTGCCTCTcagtttaacattttttattattaaaatacagGACCAGATAACTTGGAAAACCTGAAGAAGCTGGCCGAGCAATTCCAGAAGCAGGCTCCTGAAGGAGCCACTGGTTCAACCACCGCCCAAGAGGAGAATGATGATGACGATGTCCCAGAGCTTGTTCCAGGCCAGGATTTTGAGACAGCTGCTGAGGAGACCAAGGCTGCTTCCTAGAGTGTTTTGTTATTGTGCCATTGCCATATATATCccgtgtttttaaatttttttcttcttgattttCCATTTTAAGTATTTAAGGTGTTCAGTTCTCCTGTCATACTTTAAACAGTTCAAATACTTTATTAAATATGCTTTCCTTCATCTAATTAGGTATTCAGTTTTTGACCGCATCTGTCATCTACAACACCGTTTATTGGCATTGTTCCTGTTCGGTAGTTAGTTTGGATGGATTTGAGTTCTAAAAGAACGTGTTTAGTACGAGTTGGTTATGATTTGGATCGTCATAACCTAGTTTGAAGTTGCAATTTAGTCCCTCTGATGGTAGAATGTATATGTTTTCGAGTTAGTTTctgaatttaaataaatcaaaaaaagtTCTTGTTTGTTAGTATTAAAATGCAGAGATGTGAAAGAGGGAAGTTACTATCAAGGATTTATTTTAGTGTGAGTGTGTGATCGTTAGGTGTGTGTAGATCGTCTGCATGGATATATGGAGAGAATGATAAAGAACTATATGCATGTTCATCAGAAGAAATAGGAGACATTGAATAATATCATATCTAACGGTTAGAGACTTCTGAGTTATACGGTCTATGTGGATCAATATTTACGGAGTCTATGCTAAGTAAATTCACCTTATATTACTTGGACAATATGAGGAGTCCAGCACCTTACATATTGTTGCCCATATAAAGGCAAAGCAGCTATTCTCTGAGTAATTCTCTAATAGTGATTTTGATCACTGAATTTGTCAGTCACGGTTGatttagtttccaaaattaataaaatataaataatcccCAAAATTATAGTATAATACTCATTTTGGTCTTTCATGTAGACACTTTTGTTAAAGTTGACTTCATAGATTGACTAAAATGaatgtaatattataattttagagatttttttacatcaatttcgAGAACTAAATTGATAGTGAATAATAAATTCAGGGATCAAATTAACAACATTTACTTCTCTTTTGTAAGTTTTTCTCGACGATGAACTTCCACTAAAAATTGTCGAACATATTCGTATTCTGCATGTAATTAAAGATTATTTTGCATCGAGAAAATCTTAAAGTAAAATTTAGAGTAAACACTCAACATTGTTTTCTAATGTGTACttcaaaaaaatgattaattgaaaTGGAGGGAGAAGCAAAATGTCTCGCATTTGTaatcttgaaattttttgtttaataattgtTTCGTTTAAACTGAGATTTTCGTTAAAAACTAagatataatgattttttaaaaaaataaatatttactctaaattttgtttaatgtaATTACAAGTGATTCGGATTTGGACACCAAACATTTAAAATCATAACTGGTTTTTAGATATCAAAACTACTTTTACAGATAATAATTTCCATCTCCAAATGAGgaaaactaattatttaatataactaaCTTTGCATCTCCTTTTTCTTAAAAGTTAAGGCGCCGAATAATATGGAAATATCAACCATGACCAAATATTGTCACACAAGGTTTGTAGTACTGTACGCTTCATACATATTCGAATTTAGTCTCTTTTATGTCTTTAAGACATGGTAGATTTAGATTCATACTGATGCTAAAACCGTATAGTTATATACTAGATATTTAATACACAACTTTACACACACGCAGTGATAAATTATGTACCCTGGGATAGAAGAAACAGTACCAgtcacaaatattttataaacaatagtTCTTTTCTACAAAAATTCTTGAGCATACACACAATCGGGAAAATCCTTCCAATTACTTGACAGTTGACACCAACGCAAAATGAATTCAAACCTATTTTACATTTGATTCTGTACTTCACATTTGATTTTGTTGCTTCACTTCTGACAAACAACAGATGAGCAAATAGCTTAGAGCTTAACTATCTAGAGATTAATTAGGTTGTGAGTGTGAGTGGTAGAGTGAGGAGGATTTGAGAGCATATGAACTACTTCCCTCATGGTAGGCCTAGTGGGCCCCACTTCTTTAACACACATCATAGCTATGTTGAACATGTAAATGACACTTATCAATGGATACCCACTAAGCCTTGGGTCCACCACTGCCAACACTACTGCTGCATCCGACGGCTGAGAGAGCTCCAATCTCGTTTTGTTGACCCATCCAACGATGTCCACCCCGTCTCCAAACTCACCAACTGGCTTCCTCCCTATTATCAGTTCCAACAGCACCACGCCAAAGCTGTACACATCACTTTTCTCGTCCACTTTCAAAGTGTAAGCATACTCTGCCCAAACAAATCACTAAACTTGTCAattggatgatgatgatggataagaggaaaaaagaaatgaatggAACCTGGAGCAATGTAGCCGTAGGAGCCAGCAATGGAGGACATGGACTGAGAGGAGCCAAGGTCGTACAAGAACTTGGCAAGGCCAAAATCAGCAACATGAGCCTCAAAGTGAGCATCGAGCAATATATTATTAGACTTGACATCCCTGTGAATGATAAGAGGGGAACAATCATGGTGCAAATAGCATAGTCCCTTTGCAGCTTCCACCGCAATCTTGTACCTCATTTCCCACTTTAAATGACCTCCCTTGGCACCATGCAGCCACTCCCCTAAGCTCCCATTCGGCATGTACTCATACAGAAGCAAGTTCGTCTCCTTGTTCGACACGTAACCCAAAAGCCTCATTATGTTCCTGTGCCTTATCTTCCCCACCGTCTCTATCTCCGCTTTGAACCCGTAATCGTTCCTTCCACTCCCCGCTCCAACCAACCGCTTTATTGCCACGTCGCTTCCGTTTCTCATGGACCCGCGGTACACGATCCCTGCTCCTCCTTTTCCTAttatgttctcttcttttagacACTCCACCACCTCCTCGGCTTTCAAGTTCAGCCGCTGGAACCCCGTCAGCTTCCACGTCATCGCAAGCTTCagcttcctcctcctcctcatgTACTCCGTCCCCGCCACGAGAATCGCCGCAGTGGCCAGTGCAATCACCATGACGATCACCCTCGTCGATTTCAAACTCCAAGGGCCGCGTCTCTTCTTCAACGAGGAATTAGGGCAAGAGTGGGAACTACAGAGATTCGGGTTCCCTGCAAAGGATTTGTCGCTGAAGACCAAAAACTGACCACCGGTAGGGACCTTGCCGATGAAATTGTTGTAGGAGAGATCCAGCGTGGTGAGACTCAACATGAAGCGAATCTCGTCTGGGACTGACCCTGAGATTTGGTTTATCGACACATTGAAAATGCTTAAATCCGTTAGGTTTTTCATCCCCTTGGGAATCTCCCCGTCAAGCATGTTCCGGCTAAGATCAACGGCGGCGAGTGAAACGCAGCGAGTAAACGTCGTTGGGATTGGTCCGGTGAGATTGTTGCCGCTTATGTTGACCACAGTCAGCATTGGTAGGTCAAAAACCTCCCCCGGGATTTCTCCAAGGAATTCGTTCGTGTCAAGTGACAGAGTCTGCAGTGCCCTTAAGTTCTTCAACGCTGGGGGAATTTTCCCAGTGAATAAGTTGTTGGAAAGAGTGAGAATCCCGAGTGAATCGCCGGAAATTTCGGGAGGCAGTTCTCCGTTAAAACGGTTATTGGCCAACTCGATTATCGTGACGGAAGGTAGCTTGAAAATCCCTGACGGAACTGCGCCGTTAAGGTAGTTATTGGAGGCTCGGATCTTGGTTAGAGACTTGCAGTTAGCAATCTCGTTAGGGATTGGACCATGGAAGAAGTTATCTGTGATCAAGAACGTTTGTAACCTCCCACTCTTGCACAAATCCCGAGGGATCAACCCGCTGAAGTGATTCTTCGTGACGTCGAAGAACTTGAACTTCCCGTTTTGCCCCAGGTTCTGCGGGAGCTCAGAGGAGAAATTGTTCTCCCAGAGCTGCAGCGTTTCCAGATTAGGAAGCTCGCCGACGAAGGAGGGAACTGAGCCTCGGAGATTGTTGTGGAAGAAGTTCATCAGAGTGAGGTTTTTCAGCTGAGAGAAGCGCGTCGGTATCTCCCCGGTGAGGCCGTTGAAGGAGAGATCCAGTGACATGAGGCTCACCATGTCGGAGAGCTCAGACGGAATGGTTCCGGTGAGGTTATTCATTTGCAAGAACAACGTGTCGAGGTTTCTCATATTTGCTAGACTCGGTGGAATCTCGCCGCTGAGGTTGCAGCTTGAGAGGTCAAGGTATTTCAGAGATTCCATGGTGCCGAACTCCGGTGGAATTCCGCCTTCGTAAGCGTTGTTGTATCCGAGCTTGAGAATCCTCAGCGTCTTCAACTTAGACAAACTCTTCGGAATATTCCCCGATAAGCTATTGGTGCTTAAGCTTAAAAACTCCAAGCTCTTAAACTCCGAGTAACTCTCCGGTATGCTTCCGGAGAAATAGTTTCCGTCGAGCTTCAGGTATTTCAATTTCTCCAGTTTCACGAACTCTTCCGGAAGCGATCCGGTGAAGTTGTTGTCGTAGACGTCGAGGACCTCGAGTTCGGTCATCGGAAGAATTATTTTGCCGGGAAAATAGCCGGAGAAGACGTTGTGAGAGATGTTGAGGTGCTTGAGGGAAGTGAGGGCGGCGAGCTCCTTGGGAAGTTCGCCGGTGAGGTTGTTCTGCGAGATGGTGAGGTTTTCAAGTTTGTCCAATTCTCCGATCTCCGGCGGAACGTGGCCGAAGAGAGGAACAAAGGAGACGTTGATAGCAACAACTCGAAGTTCTTGGTCGCAAGATACACCTGAAAAGAAACAGTGTGCAGAAAGCGACGTGGAAAACTTCCAGTCATGGAGCGCGTCGTCTTTGGCTCTGTCTCCCTTCATGGACTCCTTCAGCTTCAGCAGCGCATCCATGTCACTGAACGAAGAACACGTTGCCACGTGTAGCCAtatgaagaaaacaaacaataaaaGCGTGTAACACACACAGCTTCTCATGTCTCTCTGGTTTTGCTTCGCAGTAGTAGTACTCACTCTCTCATATACTTACGCCAAATGCATACATAATGTACAACACCACACACCACATGCTGCCTCTATTTATATACACCGTTACGTATTCAATAGCATATGTGTATGTACAACACTGTATCATATGGTTGCATGCAATACTAATTCTGTTTGTATGAAATGGGAAAAGTTGTtcaaagtggaaaaaaaaagaacaatgtTCATCAGTAGCTAGCCACACGAGATCCACTATCAGTTTGTGACACACGAAGTGTAATTATGTTTCTAGAAAATTATATGCCAGTATAAATTTCTAATACGGATTAGTTATATTGATTCTAGTGGGGGAAGAGGTCCTACAAGCAATTAGTTTAGAGGAGAAATTTTTATGCAAGCGTTGTCTATCACAAATCTTTTATTCAGTAACTAGTGTGTGTGTATAAAGCTAATTATTcttggtatatatatttttaaatatgactgaaatattcttaaatttttattaataaagtatGTATTGTAGAAATTTGGATCATGCACTTTACTAAATTGTTTGATGACGATGGAACTTATTATACGATTGGATAACATTTGGTGGCTGTTAAGTCTACTCGAACGTGGAGTTAGCTTTTGTGAAGAGAAAGATGCAATCGATCCCTGTGACCATTCTATATGGAGGTTTAAACTTTCCATGAGCCAGACTTTGTACTGAAACAAAAGTGGTTTTTCGTGAttcaccaaattaaaaaaaggaataaacTAAAGAAACTTTCTTTACGTGGAAGGAAGTCTTCTTAGCTACTGTGCTTTGTGCTTGGGTACATCACTGGGATAATTATTGCCCATGTAAAAGCAAAAGCATCAATTCTCCGTTTTAAGTTGTTCTGTCAACGATCAAGCTCTAGATATTGCAGAATCGTATTCTATGAGTGACAATTAAAGGGTATTatgcataaataaaattttaaagcaaATTATTCATCGCAAGTGGTTCTGTTCCAAACATTTCCAAgttaaattgtaaattactaccATTTTGGtattttgaaaggagaatgaAGAAAAACGAGACGATATATATGGGACAGAAGTTATCAGGTGGGTTCATGTAACTTATTCTCcttttaatttgcatataaaaactatatatattttgatagaTTAAGACAAATGAGTTAtctaaattatctttatttttagttttaactaTAAAGTTaatgttcttaatttttttaattaaaatatatttccttttatcttaagtacataatttttttttatcttacatataaacaaattttaataaattttatgttaatatctctaaaatattctttatttaataaaaactttagttttaatgactttttattattatcaagtttcaatgaaaaataagttaaaaaaataatttttaattaaaattaatagaattaaatataattaaataaattttttaattattttttttatatttgagatcGGATGGAGCAGTGATTTGTGCCACTGGAAGGAGAATGTATTTAAGAGTTTCTCTACACTTAGGAATATTGGGaagaaatttcttttcttttttccttttttttatttaaggccTAAAAAAGTGTTGCAAGGTCAATATATTCTCACACAAATACACAATGATGCTTCAAGAATGGATTCATGCCCGTGCGTTCAACAATTCTTTCATAGTTTTGGGAATAGGGAGCCACTGATATATGGATGAGTGGTACATGCTTCTCAAAAAGTGTTCTATATTGTCGTTTGTCAACTCCAGTGATGATAGCGACTGCAAATTAGTGTCCGTGAAGTGCCCGTCTTTTACACGGCAGACAGTTTTTATTCTCTAAAGCCTAATCAAATtctatgtttcattttttactcATAAtatgaagtttttattttagtcttgttttgaaaaaaatattttagtcttttaaagttttttctttaattattattgtcaaATAATAGCGTGTGATTATGTAATAATGATGTTGACAATATATTAATTCgtcacattattaaaaaaaattgatgcaacAATCATATGTAAAACTTTTTAGTTGATGAgagatttaatatttttgataaattgtGTTTTTAGTTGTATAGGTTGACATGGTGGAAACACATCTGAATTGTGGATCATGTTTTATCCCTTGCATATCCTGAACACTGTGAttagactaattaacatgcatgattcatattgttaaaatttgaaatcatgtATGTCGGAGCAGATTGTAGACTGCTGTGCATGAACGTCCAGGAAGGTGAGGCTTGGGGTCTAAAAGCGATTAATTTTTCTGCTGAAATGGGATTGCAGAATATAATATATCTTTGAAGTTGACAACAAAGGAGTGGTAGACAAACGAAAGAAGACAGTAGTAGATCATTCTGAATTGGGATCTATCATCGATGATTGAAGGAGTTTGTTAGTACATAATCCTACTTTTTGTATTAGCGTTGTAGAGAAGTCAATGGTATTGACGTATTGTCTTGAGTTACTAATTAAGGGTCACTTCATGTTATATTAatctttatattaaattataaactatgttaattccaaaacaaaaaaataagttttttcttctaaattatcTTTCATTTGAAACTTGATAGAAAGTCTTTGGtcatattaaatgaaaaacaattttaggataatctcattaaaaattaaggataaatcCAATCAATTTTTGCTTATGTAGGAGactaaaaattatgatttttgtttgcttaTAAAAGATATCAGAGATAATatatgctttattttattttataaataaataaattggggAGATGGTTTTTTGGGctttgaaaataaaagggattttataattaaagtgtttaattattaaaacttttaagaatgTGTAGACCCTTGTGTTGAACTTTTGTCCTTGTAAACTCAACTTATCCTAATGGTTGCTCTAAGTATCCCAACCtgactcttttcctttttgtcatCCTTGCTCATTTGGAGAATGAGTTGTGAGACTTGATTTAACTAAGTGTGTGTGTGATAACTCATCACATCCAACTTGATCCACGTCTGAGAGAAGCTATCATTTGTTGCTTTGGcgtattttcattctttttatgTGACTTTTAATGTTAACGCGTGTATAAGGCGTGAAAACAAACACCATCTAAGGAGTTAGGGATTGTAGGAATCACATTGCGTTGTCTATATTCCCGTGTCgtggaaattttatttcaaggtAAGAATGAGTAAGACTATTTGGCTCGTGGATGTGGCTTTGGTGGTTGTTAGTGGGTTGACATGTTGCATTTTATTCCAcattttgtatatttgtttATGTAAGTTTTGATTCATTTTGTGTTAATTAGGATTAGttgcatgtttattttgtttaattgtcTAATATGATCCTCAATAGGGTCATAATGTTTTTATGAATTGTTTTTGAGGGATCCAACATTAAAATTAGGTTTagccattaattttatttgaagggaTGCACTAgttgtttcttataaataacCTTATACTCTCT
The nucleotide sequence above comes from Glycine soja cultivar W05 chromosome 11, ASM419377v2, whole genome shotgun sequence. Encoded proteins:
- the LOC114375436 gene encoding nascent polypeptide-associated complex subunit beta-like — translated: MNREKLMKMAGSVRTGGKGTVRRKKKAVHKTTTTDDKRLQSTLKRIGVNAIPAIEEVNIFKDDVVIQFLNPKVQASIAANTWVVSGSPQTKKLQDILPSIIHQLGPDNLENLKKLAEQFQKQAPEGATGSTTAQEENDDDDVPELVPGQDFETAAEETKAAS
- the LOC114376164 gene encoding receptor protein kinase CLAVATA1-like, which gives rise to MRSCVCYTLLLFVFFIWLHVATCSSFSDMDALLKLKESMKGDRAKDDALHDWKFSTSLSAHCFFSGVSCDQELRVVAINVSFVPLFGHVPPEIGELDKLENLTISQNNLTGELPKELAALTSLKHLNISHNVFSGYFPGKIILPMTELEVLDVYDNNFTGSLPEEFVKLEKLKYLKLDGNYFSGSIPESYSEFKSLEFLSLSTNSLSGNIPKSLSKLKTLRILKLGYNNAYEGGIPPEFGTMESLKYLDLSSCNLSGEIPPSLANMRNLDTLFLQMNNLTGTIPSELSDMVSLMSLDLSFNGLTGEIPTRFSQLKNLTLMNFFHNNLRGSVPSFVGELPNLETLQLWENNFSSELPQNLGQNGKFKFFDVTKNHFSGLIPRDLCKSGRLQTFLITDNFFHGPIPNEIANCKSLTKIRASNNYLNGAVPSGIFKLPSVTIIELANNRFNGELPPEISGDSLGILTLSNNLFTGKIPPALKNLRALQTLSLDTNEFLGEIPGEVFDLPMLTVVNISGNNLTGPIPTTFTRCVSLAAVDLSRNMLDGEIPKGMKNLTDLSIFNVSINQISGSVPDEIRFMLSLTTLDLSYNNFIGKVPTGGQFLVFSDKSFAGNPNLCSSHSCPNSSLKKRRGPWSLKSTRVIVMVIALATAAILVAGTEYMRRRRKLKLAMTWKLTGFQRLNLKAEEVVECLKEENIIGKGGAGIVYRGSMRNGSDVAIKRLVGAGSGRNDYGFKAEIETVGKIRHRNIMRLLGYVSNKETNLLLYEYMPNGSLGEWLHGAKGGHLKWEMRYKIAVEAAKGLCYLHHDCSPLIIHRDVKSNNILLDAHFEAHVADFGLAKFLYDLGSSQSMSSIAGSYGYIAPEYAYTLKVDEKSDVYSFGVVLLELIIGRKPVGEFGDGVDIVGWVNKTRLELSQPSDAAVVLAVVDPRLSGYPLISVIYMFNIAMMCVKEVGPTRPTMREVVHMLSNPPHSTTHTHNLINL